Proteins from one Gossypium raimondii isolate GPD5lz chromosome 8, ASM2569854v1, whole genome shotgun sequence genomic window:
- the LOC105792512 gene encoding uncharacterized protein LOC105792512 isoform X1: MEIIQVDPNCNLTEETSPKQLLPPDSPDISDIFGDSQLSPRVGNRYQAEIPPMIAGWEHLQLLMNSEGSPYIDHSFMFSLAVPVTWIHEQDIDFEDEGKEGPSKPDDATKVARKCRKGQNSKRKKNSELSAERSNARLVDEKESNAENLECGMAPCGGKSSHLIPGSSSDAWNNTEADSFLLGLYIFGKDFGKIKQLIGNKKMGDILSYYYGAFYKSDRYRRWSSGQKRRNRRIICGRKIFTGWRQQKLLSRLLTHVQDELQNNVLEQVSKSFVEGRTSLENYVFHLKDNVGICSLVEAVGIGKGKVDLTGLAKEPPGTTQVSPEIPSGKACSSLTCGEILGFLTAGCRLSKARCNDIFWEAVWPRLLARGWHSEQPKNQCSFSSKHCLVFLIPGVKKFSRRKLVKGNHYFDSVSDVLSKVVSEPTLIELDAEGNDFRSCNEENSCLSGESSDQDDLPNHKPHYLKPQVSIFSSNDMKFTVVDSSLVHGGKASKMRELRCSPIDLMFTSKPMQKVTQDYGQVNANHTKARHCEGIIASSTARHTKFSIVDTSLLHGGKSSQVRELRYLPVKFDISSKIKICSGGNEDNSSDDSSDERERRITNGLSSHGSVVMDMKPGSKPVTADNQNPKNSCMADQGFLTHQYERTNASEDTRSNTIIKHHFSRRAKSSHSPCLVPSGKKITAPAISLASPMKGERLTAPAKTQRRNRTENISSNPIHLVSPVKRQRLNACGKIEESCFSEKFPADIREQTELCCALKSQDDGSIEVLRVSDSEEKVSSIGSSAEGNSQSIETLQGSSEKLPLLSSVGSNPPLLPLDARNGEPGMLETDGSQLAIENNYADLSKTDTTVCAEDEQPMTSSRRQSKRIRPLTSRVLEALESGFFNMKRMKKVRDEQAEAMRLSSSSLKALSTVDATSKRESASDKTVEGGASICSKDVTSEPPQMIH, encoded by the exons ATGGAAATAATTCAGGTTGATCCTAACTGCAACCTTACTGAAGAAACATCTCCAAAGCAGTTGCTTCCCCCAGATTCTCCTGATATAAGTGATATATTTGGCGATTCACAATTAAGTCCGAGAGTTGGCAACAGATACCAGGCGGAAATTCCTCCTATGATAGCAGGATGGGAACATCTTCAGCTTTTGATGAACTCAGAAGGTAGTCCTTATATTGACCATTCCTTTATGTTCAGCTTAGCTGTCCCAGTCACTTGGATCCACGAACAAGATATTGATTTCGAGGATGAAGGCAAGGAGGGTCCAAGTAAGCCTGATGATGCAACTAAGGTGGCTAGAAAGTGCAGAAAGGGCCAGAATTCTAAGAGGAAGAAAAATTCAGAACTAAGTGCTGAACGGTCGAATGCTAGGTTGGTCGATGAAAAGGAATCAAATGCAGAGAACCTTGAATGTGGAATGGCACCATGTGGAGGTAAAAGCTCTCATCTGATTCCTGGTTCATCAAGTGATGCCTGGAACAACACAGAAGCGGATAGTTTTCTTCTTGGTTTGTATATATTTGGGAAAGATTTCGGGaagataaaacaattaattggAAACAAGAAGATGGGGGATATATTGTCATATTACTATGGGGCATTTTATAAGTCAGATAGATACCGCAGATGGTCAAGTGGccaaaagagaagaaatcgaaGAATTATATGTGGACGGAAAATCTTTACTGGCTGGAGGCAACAGAAATTGTTGTCTCGTTTGCTTACTCATGTCCAGGATGAATTACAAAATAATGTTCTAGAG CAGGTCTCGAAGTCATTTGTCGAGGGGAGAACTTCACTTGAAAATTATGTCTTCCATTTGAAGGATAATGTTGGGATATGTAGTCTTGTAGAAGCTGTTGGCATTGGTAAGGGGAAGGTTGATCTTACAGGCCTGGCCAAGGAGCCTCCAGGGACCACTCAAGTTTCCCCTGAAATACCTTCTGGGAAGGCTTGTTCATCTCTTACATGTGGTGAAATCCTCGGTTTTTTAACAGCAGGCTGTCGGTTGAGCAAAGCTCGATGCAATGATATTTTTTGGGAAGCTGTTTGGCCACGTCTGCTTGCCAGAGGATGGCACTCGGAGCAACCCAAGAATCAATGCTCTTTTAGTTCCAAACATTGTCTAGTGTTTCTTATTCCTGGAGTGAAGAAGTTCTCACGAAGAAAGCTTGTTAAAGGAAATCACTACTTTGATTCCGTTAGCGATGTTTTGAGCAAAGTGGTATCTGAGCCAACGCTCATTGAACTTGATGCTGAAGGAAATGATTTTCGGAGCTGCAATGAAGAAAATAGTTGCCTTTCAGGAGAATCATCAGATCAAGATGATCTTCCCaatcataagcctcattatctCAAGCCCCAAGTCTCTATTTTCAGTTCAAACGATATGAAGTTCACGGTTGTTGATTCCAGTTTGGTCCATGGAGGAAAAGCATCCAAGATGAGAGAACTTAGATGCTCGCCAATTGATTTGATGTTTACTTCCAAACCAATGCAGAAGGTAACTCAAGATTATGGCCAGGTAAATGCTAATCATACTAAGGCTCGCCATTGTGAGGGCATAATCGCTAGCTCTACTGCACGCCATACTAAATTCAGCATTGTGGATACCAGTTTGCTCCATGGAGGAAAATCCTCCCAGGTCAGAGAACTCAGATATTTACCGGTTAAGTTTGACATTTCTTCCAAAATTAAGATTTGTTCAGGAGGAAATGAAGATAATTCAAGTGATGATTCTTCAGATGAGCGTGAGCGAAGAATCACCAACGGATTATCCAGTCATGGTTCAGTTGTCATGGATATGAAACCTGGCAGTAAACCAGTTACTGCTGATAACCAAAATCCGAAGAACTCATGCATGGCAGACCAGGGTTTTCTTACTCACCAGTATGAGAGGACCAATGCATCAGAAGATACAAGGTCAAATACGATAATAAAGCACCATTTCAGTAGAAGAGCTAAATCTAGTCATTCTCCTTGTTTAGTTCCCTCGGGAAAGAAAATAACCGCTCCGGCAATTAGTTTAGCTTCTCCAATGAAAGGGGAAAGATTAACTGCTCCTGCTAAGACACAGAGAAGGAACCGTACTGAGAATATCTCTAGTAATCCAATTCATTTGGTTTCTCCTGTGAAGAGACAGAGACTCAATGCTTGTGGAAAGATAGAGGAAAGTTGCTTCAGTGAGAAGTTTCCTGCCGACATTCGTGAACAAACGGAGCTATGTTGTGCCTTAAAATCACAAGATGATGGCAGCATTGAGGTTCTCCGCGTTAGTGATTCTGAAGAGAAAGTATCATCTATTGGTTCTTCTGCTGAAGGCAATTCTCAATCCATAGAGACTCTTCAAGGGAGTAGTGAGAAGCTTCCATTGCTGTCATCAGTCGGTTCAAACCCACCCCTGCTTCCGCTGGATGCTAGAAATGGTGAGCCAGGAATGCTGGAAACTGATGGCAGCCAGTTGGCCATTGAGAATAATTATGCTGATTTGTCTAAAACCGATACTACTGTTTGTGCAGAAGACGAGCAACCTATGACAAGCTCTCGGAGGCAAAGCAAAAGAATCAGACCATTGACAAGTAGAGTGTTGGAAGCTCTTGAGAGCGGATTCTTTAACATGAAGAGGATGAAAAAGGTTAGAGATGAGCAAGCAGAAGCAATGCGATTATCGAGCTCTTCCCTAAAAGCACTCAGTACAGTCGATGCAACATCAAAGCGTGAGAGCGCTAGCGATAAGACTGTGGAAGGTGGTGCATCTATCTGTTCCAAAGATGTTACAAGTGAACCTCCTCAAATGATTCACTAG
- the LOC105792512 gene encoding uncharacterized protein LOC105792512 isoform X3 has protein sequence MEIIQVDPNCNLTEETSPKQLLPPDSPDISDIFGDSQLSPRVGNRYQAEIPPMIAGWEHLQLLMNSEGSPYIDHSFMFSLAVPVTWIHEQDIDFEDEGKEGPSKPDDATKVARKCRKGQNSKRKKNSELSAERSNARLVDEKESNAENLECGMAPCGGKSSHLIPGSSSDAWNNTEADSFLLGLYIFGKDFGKIKQLIGNKKMGDILSYYYGAFYKSDRYRRWSSGQKRRNRRIICGRKIFTGWRQQKLLSRLLTHVQDELQNNVLEQVSKSFVEGRTSLENYVFHLKDNVGICSLVEAVGIGKGKVDLTGLAKEPPGTTQVSPEIPSGKACSSLTCGEILGFLTAGCRLSKARCNDIFWEAVWPRLLARGWHSEQPKNQCSFSSKHCLVFLIPGVKKFSRRKLVKGNHYFDSVSDVLSKVVSEPTLIELDAEGNDFRSCNEENSCLSGESSDQDDLPNHKPHYLKPQVSIFSSNDMKFTVVDSSLVHGGKASKMRELRCSPIDLMFTSKPMQKVTQDYGQVNANHTKARHCEGIIASSTARHTKFSIVDTSLLHGGKSSQVRELRYLPVKFDISSKIKICSGGNEDNSSDDSSDERERRITNGLSSHGSVVMDMKPGSKPVTADNQNPKNSCMADQGFLTHQYERTNASEDTRSNTIIKHHFSRRAKSSHSPCLVPSGKKITAPAISLASPMKGERLTAPAKTQRRNRTENISSNPIHLVSPVKRQRLNACGKIEESCFSEKFPADIREQTELCCALKSQDDGSIEVLRVSDSEEKVSSIGSSAEGNSQSIETLQGSSEKLPLLSSVGSNPPLLPLDARNEDEQPMTSSRRQSKRIRPLTSRVLEALESGFFNMKRMKKVRDEQAEAMRLSSSSLKALSTVDATSKRESASDKTVEGGASICSKDVTSEPPQMIH, from the exons ATGGAAATAATTCAGGTTGATCCTAACTGCAACCTTACTGAAGAAACATCTCCAAAGCAGTTGCTTCCCCCAGATTCTCCTGATATAAGTGATATATTTGGCGATTCACAATTAAGTCCGAGAGTTGGCAACAGATACCAGGCGGAAATTCCTCCTATGATAGCAGGATGGGAACATCTTCAGCTTTTGATGAACTCAGAAGGTAGTCCTTATATTGACCATTCCTTTATGTTCAGCTTAGCTGTCCCAGTCACTTGGATCCACGAACAAGATATTGATTTCGAGGATGAAGGCAAGGAGGGTCCAAGTAAGCCTGATGATGCAACTAAGGTGGCTAGAAAGTGCAGAAAGGGCCAGAATTCTAAGAGGAAGAAAAATTCAGAACTAAGTGCTGAACGGTCGAATGCTAGGTTGGTCGATGAAAAGGAATCAAATGCAGAGAACCTTGAATGTGGAATGGCACCATGTGGAGGTAAAAGCTCTCATCTGATTCCTGGTTCATCAAGTGATGCCTGGAACAACACAGAAGCGGATAGTTTTCTTCTTGGTTTGTATATATTTGGGAAAGATTTCGGGaagataaaacaattaattggAAACAAGAAGATGGGGGATATATTGTCATATTACTATGGGGCATTTTATAAGTCAGATAGATACCGCAGATGGTCAAGTGGccaaaagagaagaaatcgaaGAATTATATGTGGACGGAAAATCTTTACTGGCTGGAGGCAACAGAAATTGTTGTCTCGTTTGCTTACTCATGTCCAGGATGAATTACAAAATAATGTTCTAGAG CAGGTCTCGAAGTCATTTGTCGAGGGGAGAACTTCACTTGAAAATTATGTCTTCCATTTGAAGGATAATGTTGGGATATGTAGTCTTGTAGAAGCTGTTGGCATTGGTAAGGGGAAGGTTGATCTTACAGGCCTGGCCAAGGAGCCTCCAGGGACCACTCAAGTTTCCCCTGAAATACCTTCTGGGAAGGCTTGTTCATCTCTTACATGTGGTGAAATCCTCGGTTTTTTAACAGCAGGCTGTCGGTTGAGCAAAGCTCGATGCAATGATATTTTTTGGGAAGCTGTTTGGCCACGTCTGCTTGCCAGAGGATGGCACTCGGAGCAACCCAAGAATCAATGCTCTTTTAGTTCCAAACATTGTCTAGTGTTTCTTATTCCTGGAGTGAAGAAGTTCTCACGAAGAAAGCTTGTTAAAGGAAATCACTACTTTGATTCCGTTAGCGATGTTTTGAGCAAAGTGGTATCTGAGCCAACGCTCATTGAACTTGATGCTGAAGGAAATGATTTTCGGAGCTGCAATGAAGAAAATAGTTGCCTTTCAGGAGAATCATCAGATCAAGATGATCTTCCCaatcataagcctcattatctCAAGCCCCAAGTCTCTATTTTCAGTTCAAACGATATGAAGTTCACGGTTGTTGATTCCAGTTTGGTCCATGGAGGAAAAGCATCCAAGATGAGAGAACTTAGATGCTCGCCAATTGATTTGATGTTTACTTCCAAACCAATGCAGAAGGTAACTCAAGATTATGGCCAGGTAAATGCTAATCATACTAAGGCTCGCCATTGTGAGGGCATAATCGCTAGCTCTACTGCACGCCATACTAAATTCAGCATTGTGGATACCAGTTTGCTCCATGGAGGAAAATCCTCCCAGGTCAGAGAACTCAGATATTTACCGGTTAAGTTTGACATTTCTTCCAAAATTAAGATTTGTTCAGGAGGAAATGAAGATAATTCAAGTGATGATTCTTCAGATGAGCGTGAGCGAAGAATCACCAACGGATTATCCAGTCATGGTTCAGTTGTCATGGATATGAAACCTGGCAGTAAACCAGTTACTGCTGATAACCAAAATCCGAAGAACTCATGCATGGCAGACCAGGGTTTTCTTACTCACCAGTATGAGAGGACCAATGCATCAGAAGATACAAGGTCAAATACGATAATAAAGCACCATTTCAGTAGAAGAGCTAAATCTAGTCATTCTCCTTGTTTAGTTCCCTCGGGAAAGAAAATAACCGCTCCGGCAATTAGTTTAGCTTCTCCAATGAAAGGGGAAAGATTAACTGCTCCTGCTAAGACACAGAGAAGGAACCGTACTGAGAATATCTCTAGTAATCCAATTCATTTGGTTTCTCCTGTGAAGAGACAGAGACTCAATGCTTGTGGAAAGATAGAGGAAAGTTGCTTCAGTGAGAAGTTTCCTGCCGACATTCGTGAACAAACGGAGCTATGTTGTGCCTTAAAATCACAAGATGATGGCAGCATTGAGGTTCTCCGCGTTAGTGATTCTGAAGAGAAAGTATCATCTATTGGTTCTTCTGCTGAAGGCAATTCTCAATCCATAGAGACTCTTCAAGGGAGTAGTGAGAAGCTTCCATTGCTGTCATCAGTCGGTTCAAACCCACCCCTGCTTCCGCTGGATGCTAGAAATG AAGACGAGCAACCTATGACAAGCTCTCGGAGGCAAAGCAAAAGAATCAGACCATTGACAAGTAGAGTGTTGGAAGCTCTTGAGAGCGGATTCTTTAACATGAAGAGGATGAAAAAGGTTAGAGATGAGCAAGCAGAAGCAATGCGATTATCGAGCTCTTCCCTAAAAGCACTCAGTACAGTCGATGCAACATCAAAGCGTGAGAGCGCTAGCGATAAGACTGTGGAAGGTGGTGCATCTATCTGTTCCAAAGATGTTACAAGTGAACCTCCTCAAATGATTCACTAG
- the LOC105792512 gene encoding uncharacterized protein LOC105792512 isoform X2: protein MEIIQVDPNCNLTEETSPKQLLPPDSPDISDIFGDSQLSPRVGNRYQAEIPPMIAGWEHLQLLMNSEGSPYIDHSFMFSLAVPVTWIHEQDIDFEDEGKEGPSKPDDATKVARKCRKGQNSKRKKNSELSAERSNARLVDEKESNAENLECGMAPCGGKSSHLIPGSSSDAWNNTEADSFLLGLYIFGKDFGKIKQLIGNKKMGDILSYYYGAFYKSDRYRRWSSGQKRRNRRIICGRKIFTGWRQQKLLSRLLTHVQDELQNNVLEVSKSFVEGRTSLENYVFHLKDNVGICSLVEAVGIGKGKVDLTGLAKEPPGTTQVSPEIPSGKACSSLTCGEILGFLTAGCRLSKARCNDIFWEAVWPRLLARGWHSEQPKNQCSFSSKHCLVFLIPGVKKFSRRKLVKGNHYFDSVSDVLSKVVSEPTLIELDAEGNDFRSCNEENSCLSGESSDQDDLPNHKPHYLKPQVSIFSSNDMKFTVVDSSLVHGGKASKMRELRCSPIDLMFTSKPMQKVTQDYGQVNANHTKARHCEGIIASSTARHTKFSIVDTSLLHGGKSSQVRELRYLPVKFDISSKIKICSGGNEDNSSDDSSDERERRITNGLSSHGSVVMDMKPGSKPVTADNQNPKNSCMADQGFLTHQYERTNASEDTRSNTIIKHHFSRRAKSSHSPCLVPSGKKITAPAISLASPMKGERLTAPAKTQRRNRTENISSNPIHLVSPVKRQRLNACGKIEESCFSEKFPADIREQTELCCALKSQDDGSIEVLRVSDSEEKVSSIGSSAEGNSQSIETLQGSSEKLPLLSSVGSNPPLLPLDARNGEPGMLETDGSQLAIENNYADLSKTDTTVCAEDEQPMTSSRRQSKRIRPLTSRVLEALESGFFNMKRMKKVRDEQAEAMRLSSSSLKALSTVDATSKRESASDKTVEGGASICSKDVTSEPPQMIH, encoded by the exons ATGGAAATAATTCAGGTTGATCCTAACTGCAACCTTACTGAAGAAACATCTCCAAAGCAGTTGCTTCCCCCAGATTCTCCTGATATAAGTGATATATTTGGCGATTCACAATTAAGTCCGAGAGTTGGCAACAGATACCAGGCGGAAATTCCTCCTATGATAGCAGGATGGGAACATCTTCAGCTTTTGATGAACTCAGAAGGTAGTCCTTATATTGACCATTCCTTTATGTTCAGCTTAGCTGTCCCAGTCACTTGGATCCACGAACAAGATATTGATTTCGAGGATGAAGGCAAGGAGGGTCCAAGTAAGCCTGATGATGCAACTAAGGTGGCTAGAAAGTGCAGAAAGGGCCAGAATTCTAAGAGGAAGAAAAATTCAGAACTAAGTGCTGAACGGTCGAATGCTAGGTTGGTCGATGAAAAGGAATCAAATGCAGAGAACCTTGAATGTGGAATGGCACCATGTGGAGGTAAAAGCTCTCATCTGATTCCTGGTTCATCAAGTGATGCCTGGAACAACACAGAAGCGGATAGTTTTCTTCTTGGTTTGTATATATTTGGGAAAGATTTCGGGaagataaaacaattaattggAAACAAGAAGATGGGGGATATATTGTCATATTACTATGGGGCATTTTATAAGTCAGATAGATACCGCAGATGGTCAAGTGGccaaaagagaagaaatcgaaGAATTATATGTGGACGGAAAATCTTTACTGGCTGGAGGCAACAGAAATTGTTGTCTCGTTTGCTTACTCATGTCCAGGATGAATTACAAAATAATGTTCTAGAG GTCTCGAAGTCATTTGTCGAGGGGAGAACTTCACTTGAAAATTATGTCTTCCATTTGAAGGATAATGTTGGGATATGTAGTCTTGTAGAAGCTGTTGGCATTGGTAAGGGGAAGGTTGATCTTACAGGCCTGGCCAAGGAGCCTCCAGGGACCACTCAAGTTTCCCCTGAAATACCTTCTGGGAAGGCTTGTTCATCTCTTACATGTGGTGAAATCCTCGGTTTTTTAACAGCAGGCTGTCGGTTGAGCAAAGCTCGATGCAATGATATTTTTTGGGAAGCTGTTTGGCCACGTCTGCTTGCCAGAGGATGGCACTCGGAGCAACCCAAGAATCAATGCTCTTTTAGTTCCAAACATTGTCTAGTGTTTCTTATTCCTGGAGTGAAGAAGTTCTCACGAAGAAAGCTTGTTAAAGGAAATCACTACTTTGATTCCGTTAGCGATGTTTTGAGCAAAGTGGTATCTGAGCCAACGCTCATTGAACTTGATGCTGAAGGAAATGATTTTCGGAGCTGCAATGAAGAAAATAGTTGCCTTTCAGGAGAATCATCAGATCAAGATGATCTTCCCaatcataagcctcattatctCAAGCCCCAAGTCTCTATTTTCAGTTCAAACGATATGAAGTTCACGGTTGTTGATTCCAGTTTGGTCCATGGAGGAAAAGCATCCAAGATGAGAGAACTTAGATGCTCGCCAATTGATTTGATGTTTACTTCCAAACCAATGCAGAAGGTAACTCAAGATTATGGCCAGGTAAATGCTAATCATACTAAGGCTCGCCATTGTGAGGGCATAATCGCTAGCTCTACTGCACGCCATACTAAATTCAGCATTGTGGATACCAGTTTGCTCCATGGAGGAAAATCCTCCCAGGTCAGAGAACTCAGATATTTACCGGTTAAGTTTGACATTTCTTCCAAAATTAAGATTTGTTCAGGAGGAAATGAAGATAATTCAAGTGATGATTCTTCAGATGAGCGTGAGCGAAGAATCACCAACGGATTATCCAGTCATGGTTCAGTTGTCATGGATATGAAACCTGGCAGTAAACCAGTTACTGCTGATAACCAAAATCCGAAGAACTCATGCATGGCAGACCAGGGTTTTCTTACTCACCAGTATGAGAGGACCAATGCATCAGAAGATACAAGGTCAAATACGATAATAAAGCACCATTTCAGTAGAAGAGCTAAATCTAGTCATTCTCCTTGTTTAGTTCCCTCGGGAAAGAAAATAACCGCTCCGGCAATTAGTTTAGCTTCTCCAATGAAAGGGGAAAGATTAACTGCTCCTGCTAAGACACAGAGAAGGAACCGTACTGAGAATATCTCTAGTAATCCAATTCATTTGGTTTCTCCTGTGAAGAGACAGAGACTCAATGCTTGTGGAAAGATAGAGGAAAGTTGCTTCAGTGAGAAGTTTCCTGCCGACATTCGTGAACAAACGGAGCTATGTTGTGCCTTAAAATCACAAGATGATGGCAGCATTGAGGTTCTCCGCGTTAGTGATTCTGAAGAGAAAGTATCATCTATTGGTTCTTCTGCTGAAGGCAATTCTCAATCCATAGAGACTCTTCAAGGGAGTAGTGAGAAGCTTCCATTGCTGTCATCAGTCGGTTCAAACCCACCCCTGCTTCCGCTGGATGCTAGAAATGGTGAGCCAGGAATGCTGGAAACTGATGGCAGCCAGTTGGCCATTGAGAATAATTATGCTGATTTGTCTAAAACCGATACTACTGTTTGTGCAGAAGACGAGCAACCTATGACAAGCTCTCGGAGGCAAAGCAAAAGAATCAGACCATTGACAAGTAGAGTGTTGGAAGCTCTTGAGAGCGGATTCTTTAACATGAAGAGGATGAAAAAGGTTAGAGATGAGCAAGCAGAAGCAATGCGATTATCGAGCTCTTCCCTAAAAGCACTCAGTACAGTCGATGCAACATCAAAGCGTGAGAGCGCTAGCGATAAGACTGTGGAAGGTGGTGCATCTATCTGTTCCAAAGATGTTACAAGTGAACCTCCTCAAATGATTCACTAG